The following proteins come from a genomic window of Streptococcus pneumoniae:
- the glgA gene encoding glycogen synthase GlgA has translation MKILFVAAEGAPFSKTGGLGDVIGALPKSLVKAGHEVAVILPYYDMVEAKFGSQIEDVLHFEVSVGWRRQYCGIKKTVLNGVTFYFIDNQYYFFRGHVYGDFDDGERFAFFQLAAIEAMERIDFIPDLLHVHDYHTAMIPFLLKEKYRWIQAYEDIETVLTIHNLEFQGQFSEGMLGDLFGVGFERYADGTLRWNNCLNWMKAGILYANRVSTVSPSYAHEIMTSQFGCNLDQILKMESGKVSGIVNGIDADLYNPQTDALLDYHFNQEDLSGKAKNKAKLQERVGLPVRADVPLVGIVSRLTRQKGFDVVVESLHHILQEDVQIVLLGTGDPAFEGAFSWFAQIYPDKLSTNITFDVKLAQEIYAACDLFLMPSRFEPCGLSQMMAMRYGTLPLVHEVGGLRDTVRAFNPIEGSGTGFSFDNLSPYWLNWTFQTALDLYRNHPDIWRNLQKQAMESDFSWDTACKSYLDLYHSLVN, from the coding sequence ATGAAAATTTTATTTGTAGCAGCAGAGGGTGCACCCTTTTCAAAAACAGGTGGTTTGGGAGACGTCATTGGCGCTCTTCCAAAATCACTGGTAAAAGCTGGGCACGAAGTTGCAGTGATTTTACCCTACTATGATATGGTAGAGGCTAAATTTGGAAGTCAGATTGAAGATGTGCTTCATTTTGAGGTGAGCGTTGGTTGGCGCAGACAGTATTGTGGAATTAAGAAAACAGTATTAAATGGTGTAACCTTCTACTTTATTGACAATCAATATTATTTCTTCCGTGGTCATGTTTACGGTGATTTTGATGACGGAGAACGCTTTGCCTTTTTCCAACTGGCTGCCATTGAGGCTATGGAAAGGATTGACTTTATTCCTGATCTTCTCCATGTTCATGACTACCATACAGCTATGATTCCTTTCTTGTTGAAGGAAAAATACCGTTGGATTCAAGCCTATGAGGACATTGAAACAGTTTTAACCATTCATAATTTAGAATTCCAAGGACAATTTTCAGAAGGAATGTTGGGTGATTTGTTTGGAGTTGGCTTTGAACGTTACGCTGATGGCACCCTTCGATGGAACAACTGTCTGAACTGGATGAAGGCAGGTATTCTCTATGCGAACCGTGTTTCAACTGTTTCACCTAGCTATGCTCATGAAATTATGACTAGTCAGTTTGGATGTAATTTGGATCAGATTCTTAAAATGGAGTCTGGTAAAGTATCTGGTATCGTGAATGGGATTGATGCTGATCTTTATAATCCTCAGACGGATGCTCTTTTAGACTATCATTTCAATCAGGAAGATTTGTCTGGGAAAGCCAAAAATAAGGCAAAATTGCAAGAAAGAGTTGGCTTGCCTGTTAGAGCAGACGTTCCACTGGTGGGAATTGTTTCTCGTTTGACACGTCAAAAAGGTTTTGATGTGGTGGTCGAAAGTCTTCACCATATCTTGCAAGAAGATGTTCAGATTGTTCTTTTGGGAACTGGCGATCCAGCCTTTGAAGGAGCTTTCTCATGGTTTGCTCAGATTTACCCAGACAAGCTATCAACAAATATCACTTTTGATGTCAAACTTGCTCAGGAAATCTACGCTGCTTGTGACCTCTTCCTCATGCCAAGTCGTTTTGAACCGTGTGGCTTGTCTCAAATGATGGCTATGCGTTATGGAACCTTGCCATTGGTCCATGAAGTTGGAGGCTTGCGAGATACAGTTCGCGCTTTCAATCCAATCGAAGGAAGCGGTACTGGCTTTAGCTTTGACAATCTATCTCCTTATTGGTTAAATTGGACTTTCCAAACAGCATTGGACTTGTATAGAAACCATCCAGACATTTGGAGAAACCTACAAAAACAAGCTATGGAGAGTGACTTCTCATGGGATACAGCCTGCAAGTCATACCTTGACTTGTACCATAGTTTAGTTAATTAA
- a CDS encoding HAD-IB family phosphatase, producing MSQVKGLCVLDVDGTLILEEVIDLLGREAGHEAEISQITSRAMRGELVFESSLRKRVSLLEGLPILVFDNVFNSIHLSLNVPEFISILQKNGILVGLVSGGFTPIVGEISKIPWYCLFHCQPA from the coding sequence ATGTCTCAAGTAAAAGGCTTGTGTGTTTTGGATGTAGATGGAACCTTAATCCTAGAAGAAGTGATTGATCTTTTAGGGAGAGAGGCAGGTCATGAGGCGGAAATTTCGCAGATTACAAGTCGAGCAATGCGAGGAGAGTTGGTCTTTGAAAGCAGTTTAAGAAAAAGAGTGTCCTTGTTGGAAGGTCTTCCTATTTTGGTCTTTGATAACGTCTTCAACTCAATTCATCTATCGCTAAATGTCCCAGAGTTCATCTCTATTCTCCAAAAGAATGGCATCCTAGTTGGTCTGGTGTCTGGTGGATTTACACCAATAGTTGGAGAGATTAGCAAAATCCCTTGGTATTGCCTATTTCACTGCCAACCAGCTTGA
- a CDS encoding HAD family hydrolase, translating to MERLAKSLGIAYFTANQLEVKEGLLTGKLVGQIISPQVKKETLEKWRKKLKLSKERTVAIGDGVNNLLMLKSAE from the coding sequence TTGGAGAGATTAGCAAAATCCCTTGGTATTGCCTATTTCACTGCCAACCAGCTTGAAGTCAAAGAAGGTCTTTTAACAGGAAAATTAGTTGGACAAATTATAAGTCCCCAGGTCAAAAAAGAAACTCTGGAAAAATGGAGAAAGAAACTAAAACTTTCTAAAGAAAGAACGGTGGCAATCGGTGATGGGGTCAATAATCTATTAATGTTGAAGTCGGCGGAGTGA
- a CDS encoding glycerate kinase, with protein sequence MKIVIAPDSFKESLTAQQVAEAIKRGFQQSIADVECLLCPVGDGGEGTVDAIRHSLDLKEKWIQVTDPSGQKEAMRYFQKGELALFEVADLVGLGKIPLEKRNPLQIQTCGIGELILHLISKGIKDIYIGVGGTASNDGGLGIAAGLGYQFYDRDGNVLPASDQSLLNLASVSTENCYKIPEGVQIHILADVVSPLCGHQGATYTFGNQKGLHPTMFAVVDQAIQDFYEKFSPATLEIKGAGAGGGLAGGLCAFAQASIVSGIDTCLDLINFDKKVSDADLVVVGEGRLDSQSFAGKAPIGVAKRTPVGVPVIAICGSLAEDLPPLPFENIQAVFSILEKSEPLEDSLKNASLYLERTAANIGHLLNMCKI encoded by the coding sequence ATGAAGATTGTAATTGCACCGGATTCGTTTAAGGAAAGCTTGACAGCTCAACAGGTAGCTGAAGCAATAAAAAGAGGCTTCCAACAATCGATAGCAGATGTAGAATGTCTCCTCTGCCCTGTTGGTGATGGGGGAGAAGGTACTGTAGATGCTATCCGACATTCTCTTGACCTAAAAGAAAAATGGATCCAAGTGACAGACCCTTCTGGACAAAAAGAAGCCATGCGCTATTTTCAAAAAGGGGAACTGGCACTATTTGAAGTAGCTGACTTGGTTGGTCTTGGAAAAATTCCGCTAGAGAAACGAAATCCACTTCAAATCCAAACTTGTGGTATTGGAGAGTTGATTCTCCATCTCATTTCTAAAGGGATTAAAGATATTTATATCGGTGTTGGTGGCACGGCCAGTAATGATGGAGGACTGGGGATTGCTGCTGGTTTAGGTTATCAATTTTATGATAGGGATGGAAATGTCTTGCCTGCTTCCGATCAATCCTTATTAAACTTAGCTTCTGTTTCAACAGAAAATTGCTATAAAATTCCTGAAGGTGTTCAAATTCATATTCTAGCAGATGTCGTGAGTCCCTTATGTGGTCATCAAGGTGCGACTTACACTTTTGGCAATCAAAAAGGTCTACATCCGACTATGTTTGCAGTCGTAGATCAGGCGATCCAAGATTTTTATGAAAAATTCTCACCTGCAACATTAGAAATTAAAGGAGCAGGAGCAGGTGGAGGCCTTGCTGGTGGTTTGTGTGCCTTTGCTCAGGCAAGTATCGTGTCTGGAATTGATACCTGCTTGGACTTAATCAACTTTGATAAGAAAGTTTCAGATGCTGACTTGGTTGTTGTTGGAGAAGGAAGACTTGATAGTCAAAGCTTTGCTGGGAAAGCGCCTATAGGTGTTGCAAAAAGAACCCCTGTTGGAGTTCCTGTTATTGCTATTTGCGGTAGTCTTGCTGAAGATTTACCTCCCCTACCATTTGAAAATATCCAAGCTGTCTTTTCTATTTTGGAGAAAAGTGAACCTTTAGAAGATAGTTTGAAAAATGCCAGTCTCTATCTGGAGCGCACGGCTGCCAATATTGGGCACTTATTAAATATGTGCAAGATTTAG
- a CDS encoding YueI family protein, whose protein sequence is MTDLSKQLLEKAHGGLKINPDEQRRYLGTFEERVLGYVDIDTANSPQLEKGFLFILENLQEKAEPLFVKISPTIEFDKQVFYLKEAKETDSQATIVSEEHITSPLGLVIHSNAPVQVEEKDLRLAFPKLWEVKKEEPAKTSLWKKWFS, encoded by the coding sequence ATGACAGATTTATCAAAACAATTACTTGAAAAAGCTCATGGTGGGTTAAAAATAAATCCGGATGAGCAAAGACGCTATCTTGGTACTTTTGAGGAAAGAGTTCTTGGATATGTAGATATTGACACAGCAAATAGCCCTCAGTTAGAAAAAGGCTTTTTATTTATTTTAGAAAACCTTCAGGAAAAAGCAGAGCCACTATTTGTGAAGATTTCACCAACTATCGAATTTGATAAGCAAGTTTTCTACTTAAAAGAAGCAAAAGAAACTGATAGTCAAGCCACCATAGTATCTGAAGAGCATATTACTTCTCCTTTGGGCCTGGTTATTCATAGCAATGCACCAGTTCAAGTAGAAGAAAAAGACCTTCGACTTGCTTTTCCAAAACTTTGGGAAGTTAAAAAGGAAGAACCAGCCAAAACATCCTTATGGAAGAAATGGTTTAGCTAA
- the eno gene encoding surface-displayed alpha-enolase has translation MSIITDVYAREVLDSRGNPTLEVEVYTESGAFGRGMVPSGASTGEHEAVELRDGDKSRYGGLGTQKAVDNVNNIIAEAIIGYDVRDQQAIDRAMIALDGTPNKGKLGANAILGVSIAVARAAADYLEIPLYSYLGGFNTKVLPTPMMNIINGGSHSDAPIAFQEFMILPVGAPTFKEALRYGAEIFHALKKILKSRGLETAVGDEGGFAPRFEGTEDGVETILAAIEAAGYVPGKDVFIGFDCASSEFYDKERKVYDYTKFEGEGAAVRTSAEQIDYLEELVNKYPIITIEDGMDENDWDGWKALTERLGKKVQLVGDDFFVTNTDYLARGIQEGAANSILIKVNQIGTLTETFEAIEMAKEAGYTAVVSHRSGETEDSTIADIAVATNAGQIKTGSLSRTDRIAKYNQLLRIEDQLGEVAEYRGLKSFYNLKK, from the coding sequence ATGTCAATTATTACTGATGTTTACGCTCGCGAAGTCCTAGACTCACGCGGTAACCCAACACTTGAAGTAGAAGTTTACACTGAATCAGGTGCTTTCGGACGTGGTATGGTTCCATCAGGAGCTTCTACTGGTGAACACGAAGCAGTTGAACTTCGCGACGGTGACAAATCTCGTTACGGTGGTCTTGGTACACAAAAAGCTGTTGACAACGTAAACAACATCATTGCTGAAGCTATCATTGGCTACGATGTACGTGATCAACAAGCTATTGACCGTGCTATGATCGCACTTGACGGTACTCCTAACAAAGGTAAATTGGGTGCGAATGCAATCCTCGGTGTGTCTATCGCTGTAGCTCGTGCTGCTGCTGACTACCTTGAAATCCCACTTTACAGCTACCTTGGTGGATTCAACACTAAAGTTCTTCCAACTCCAATGATGAACATCATCAACGGTGGTTCTCACTCTGACGCTCCAATCGCTTTCCAAGAGTTCATGATCTTGCCAGTTGGTGCGCCAACATTTAAAGAAGCCCTTCGTTACGGTGCTGAAATCTTCCACGCTCTTAAGAAAATCCTTAAATCACGTGGTTTGGAAACTGCCGTAGGTGACGAAGGTGGATTCGCTCCTCGTTTCGAAGGAACTGAAGATGGTGTTGAAACTATCCTTGCTGCGATTGAAGCTGCTGGATATGTACCAGGTAAAGACGTATTTATCGGATTTGACTGTGCTTCATCAGAATTCTACGATAAAGAACGTAAAGTTTACGACTACACTAAATTTGAAGGTGAAGGTGCTGCTGTTCGTACATCTGCAGAACAAATCGACTACCTTGAAGAATTGGTTAACAAATACCCAATCATCACTATTGAAGATGGTATGGATGAAAACGACTGGGATGGTTGGAAAGCTCTTACTGAACGTCTTGGTAAGAAAGTACAACTTGTTGGTGACGACTTCTTCGTAACAAACACTGACTACCTTGCACGTGGTATCCAAGAAGGTGCTGCTAACTCAATCCTTATCAAAGTTAACCAAATCGGTACTCTTACTGAAACTTTTGAAGCTATCGAAATGGCTAAAGAAGCTGGTTACACTGCTGTTGTATCACACCGTTCAGGTGAAACTGAAGATTCAACAATCGCTGATATTGCAGTTGCAACTAACGCAGGACAAATCAAGACTGGTTCACTTTCACGTACAGACCGCATCGCTAAATACAACCAATTGCTTCGTATCGAAGACCAACTTGGTGAAGTAGCTGAATATCGTGGATTGAAATCATTCTACAACCTTAAAAAATAA
- a CDS encoding tyrosine-type recombinase/integrase: MRKHGLISKSTSKGYYQVAIPFMRLFCLVLVSIDYINCLSETTDKNWHKSDRIFVTNTGKPVHSSILSKSLQRANERLKKPIPKHLSPHIFRHTTISILSENKIPLKTITDRVGHSDSEVTTSIYTHVTKNMKDEAINVLDKVMKKIF, from the coding sequence TTGAGAAAACATGGGCTCATATCAAAAAGCACCTCAAAAGGGTATTACCAAGTTGCAATACCTTTTATGAGGCTCTTTTGTCTTGTTCTTGTTTCAATTGACTATATAAATTGTCTAAGCGAAACAACCGATAAGAATTGGCACAAAAGCGACCGTATTTTTGTTACCAATACAGGAAAACCAGTTCATAGTTCTATCTTGAGCAAGTCTCTCCAGCGAGCAAACGAACGCCTTAAAAAACCAATTCCCAAACATCTGTCCCCTCACATCTTCAGACACACCACTATTAGCATCTTATCAGAAAATAAAATTCCTTTAAAAACAATCACGGACAGGGTTGGTCATTCCGACTCTGAAGTCACTACTTCCATCTACACCCACGTCACAAAGAACATGAAAGATGAAGCAATCAATGTACTGGATAAAGTTATGAAAAAGATTTTTTAA
- the rexB gene encoding ATP-dependent nuclease subunit B codes for MKLLYTDIRTSLTEILTREAEELVAAGKRVFYIAPNSLSFEKERAVLECLSQQASFSITVTRFAQMARYLVLNDLPAKTTLDDIGLGLAFYKCLAELDPKDLRVYGAIKQDPQLIQQLIELYHEMTKSQMSFLDLENLTDEDKRADLLLIFEKVTAYLNQGQLAQGSQLSHLIEAIENDKVSSDFNQITLVIDGFTRFSAEEERVVDLLHGKGVEIVIGAYASKKAYTSPFSEGNLYQASVKFLHHLASKYQTPAQDCSQTHEKMDSFDKASRLLESSYDFSELALDVDEKDRENLQIWSCLTQKEELELVARSIRQKLHENSDLSYKHFRILLGDVASYQLSLKTIFDQYQIPFYLGRSEAMAHHPLTQFVESILALKRYRFRQEDLINLLRTDLYTDLSQSDIDAFEQYIRYLGINGLPAFQQIFTKSHHGKFNLERLNVLRLRILAPLETLFASRKQNAENLLQKWSVFLKEGAVTKQLQDLTTTLEAVEQERQAEVWKAFCHVLEQFATVFAGSQVSLEDFLALLHSGMSLSQYRTIPATVDTVLVQSYDLIAPLTADFVYAIGLTQDNLPKISQNTSLLTDEERQNLNQATEEGVQLLIASSENLKKNRYTMLSLVNSARKQLFLSAPSLFNESESKESAYLQELIHFGFRRREKRMNHKGLSKEDMGSYHSLLSSLVAYHQQGEMSDTEQDLTFVKVLSRVIGKKLDLQGLENPAIPTSPSSKTLAKDTLQALYPAKQEFYLSTSGLTEFYRNEYSYFLRYVLGLQEELRLRPDARSHGNFLHRIFERALQLPNEDSFDQRLEQAIQETSQEREFEAIYQESLEAQFTKEVLLDVARTTGHILRHNPAIETIKEEANFGGKDQAFIQLDNGRSVFVRGKVDRIDRLKANGAIGVVDYKSSLTQFQFPHFFNGLNSQLPTYLAALKREGKQNFFGAMYLEMAEPVQSLMAVKSLAGAVVEASKSMKYQGLFLEKESSYLGEFYNKNKANQLTDEEFQLLLDYNAYLYKKAAEKILAGRFAINPYTENGRSIAPYVQQHQAITGFEANYHLGQARFLEKLDLADGKRLVGEKLKQAWFEKIREELNR; via the coding sequence ATGAAATTACTTTATACTGATATTCGGACTTCTTTGACAGAAATTCTAACAAGAGAGGCAGAAGAGCTAGTTGCAGCTGGCAAGCGGGTCTTCTACATTGCCCCCAACTCTCTTTCTTTTGAAAAGGAACGCGCCGTGCTGGAATGCTTGTCCCAGCAGGCTTCTTTTTCGATTACCGTCACGCGCTTTGCTCAAATGGCTCGTTATCTGGTCTTGAATGATTTACCAGCTAAAACTACTCTTGATGATATCGGTCTTGGGTTGGCCTTTTACAAATGCCTTGCCGAACTCGATCCCAAGGACTTGCGTGTTTATGGCGCTATTAAGCAGGATCCTCAATTGATCCAGCAGTTAATTGAGCTTTACCATGAGATGACCAAATCCCAGATGAGTTTTTTGGACTTGGAGAATTTAACAGATGAGGATAAGAGGGCGGATTTACTCTTGATTTTTGAGAAAGTAACAGCCTATCTTAATCAAGGTCAGTTAGCCCAGGGAAGTCAGTTGTCCCATTTGATTGAGGCTATTGAGAATGACAAGGTAAGTAGTGATTTTAATCAAATCACCTTGGTCATTGACGGCTTTACTCGTTTTTCTGCTGAGGAAGAGCGGGTTGTGGACTTACTTCACGGCAAAGGTGTTGAGATTGTTATCGGGGCTTATGCTAGTAAGAAAGCCTATACCAGTCCTTTTAGCGAGGGCAATCTCTACCAAGCCAGCGTAAAATTTCTCCATCATCTGGCTTCTAAATACCAAACGCCTGCTCAGGACTGTTCTCAAACTCATGAGAAGATGGATAGTTTTGACAAGGCCTCTCGTTTGTTGGAGTCTTCTTATGACTTTTCAGAACTCGCTTTGGATGTCGATGAGAAAGACCGTGAAAATTTACAAATCTGGTCTTGTTTGACGCAAAAGGAGGAGTTGGAGCTAGTAGCCCGTAGTATTCGTCAGAAATTACATGAGAACTCAGACCTGAGCTACAAGCATTTTCGTATTCTCTTGGGGGATGTAGCTTCTTACCAGTTATCTCTCAAAACCATTTTTGACCAGTATCAGATTCCTTTTTATCTTGGTAGAAGCGAAGCCATGGCTCATCATCCCTTGACTCAGTTTGTCGAGTCTATTTTAGCTTTAAAACGTTACCGTTTTCGTCAGGAGGATTTGATTAATCTTCTTAGAACTGATTTGTATACTGACCTCAGTCAGTCTGATATTGATGCTTTTGAGCAATATATCCGCTATCTTGGTATCAATGGCTTGCCAGCCTTTCAGCAAATCTTCACCAAATCCCACCATGGAAAATTTAATCTTGAGCGTTTGAATGTCCTCCGCCTGAGAATTTTAGCACCTCTTGAAACCCTCTTTGCCAGCCGAAAACAAAATGCTGAAAACCTCCTACAAAAATGGAGTGTCTTTCTAAAAGAAGGAGCTGTGACCAAGCAGTTACAAGATTTGACAACCACTTTGGAAGCTGTAGAACAGGAAAGACAAGCCGAAGTTTGGAAGGCTTTCTGCCATGTTTTAGAACAATTTGCGACTGTTTTTGCTGGTTCACAGGTTAGTCTGGAAGACTTCCTAGCCTTGCTCCATTCTGGAATGAGTTTGTCCCAATACCGTACCATTCCAGCAACAGTGGACACTGTTCTGGTGCAGAGTTACGATTTGATTGCACCATTGACTGCTGACTTTGTCTATGCTATTGGACTAACTCAGGACAATTTACCAAAAATTTCTCAAAACACCAGTCTTCTGACAGATGAAGAAAGGCAAAACCTAAACCAAGCGACCGAAGAAGGCGTTCAATTACTGATTGCCAGCAGTGAAAATCTCAAGAAAAATCGCTACACTATGCTTTCCTTGGTCAATTCTGCTCGTAAGCAGTTGTTCTTGTCGGCTCCAAGCCTTTTTAACGAAAGTGAAAGTAAGGAATCTGCCTATCTTCAAGAGTTGATCCATTTTGGATTTAGGCGGAGAGAGAAGAGGATGAATCACAAAGGACTGTCTAAGGAGGATATGGGGTCCTATCACAGTCTTTTGTCTAGTCTGGTTGCCTATCACCAGCAGGGTGAGATGAGCGATACTGAGCAAGATTTGACTTTTGTCAAGGTTCTGTCGCGTGTCATAGGTAAAAAACTAGATCTGCAAGGTCTGGAAAATCCAGCTATCCCAACCAGTCCAAGCAGCAAGACCTTAGCCAAGGACACCTTGCAAGCTCTCTATCCTGCCAAACAGGAGTTTTACCTGTCTACGTCGGGTTTGACAGAGTTTTATCGCAATGAATACAGTTATTTCCTACGCTACGTTTTAGGCTTGCAGGAGGAATTACGTTTGCGTCCTGATGCCCGTAGTCACGGGAATTTCTTGCATCGTATCTTTGAACGCGCCTTACAGTTGCCTAATGAAGATTCCTTTGACCAACGTCTAGAACAAGCTATTCAAGAAACCAGTCAAGAACGCGAATTTGAAGCTATTTATCAAGAAAGTTTGGAAGCCCAGTTTACCAAGGAAGTTTTGCTTGATGTTGCACGGACGACTGGACATATTCTCCGACACAATCCAGCCATCGAAACCATCAAAGAAGAAGCAAATTTTGGTGGAAAAGACCAAGCCTTTATTCAATTAGACAATGGACGCAGTGTCTTTGTACGAGGCAAGGTGGACCGGATTGACCGTTTGAAAGCTAATGGAGCGATAGGAGTAGTAGACTACAAATCCAGTCTGACTCAGTTCCAGTTTCCTCATTTCTTTAATGGGCTCAATTCTCAGTTACCAACCTATCTTGCTGCCCTAAAAAGAGAAGGGAAGCAGAACTTTTTCGGCGCCATGTACTTGGAAATGGCTGAACCTGTCCAATCTCTGATGGCGGTAAAAAGTCTGGCAGGAGCAGTGGTAGAAGCCAGCAAATCTATGAAATACCAAGGGCTCTTCTTGGAAAAAGAAAGCAGTTATTTAGGCGAATTTTATAACAAAAACAAGGCTAATCAACTGACAGATGAGGAATTTCAGCTCCTACTGGACTACAATGCCTATCTTTACAAGAAAGCTGCTGAGAAGATTTTAGCAGGCCGGTTCGCCATCAATCCTTATACTGAAAATGGCAGAAGCATTGCCCCATACGTCCAGCAACATCAGGCTATTACAGGCTTTGAAGCCAATTACCATCTGGGCCAAGCCCGTTTCCTAGAAAAATTGGACCTAGCTGATGGCAAGCGTCTGGTCGGAGAAAAACTCAAGCAAGCTTGGTTTGAAAAAATAAGAGAGGAGTTAAATCGATGA